A window from Vigna angularis cultivar LongXiaoDou No.4 chromosome 7, ASM1680809v1, whole genome shotgun sequence encodes these proteins:
- the LOC128197802 gene encoding uncharacterized protein LOC128197802, with product MASGPSSPPIPPSGNSDKGKGKKSYVVKLMTRFNNEIGSTSQPTTPTSTSTARFVPPPLVVPGFTPTPHQVPTSSPTSIGTSFPPPIQVPGLTPTPYQVPPYRMASLSPNVGSNPSTPRNFAASPGIEDADPHSSSAANNMEECSNSRPIITPIGGGFYPTKTASKAITATIKEQFDEPWLTWGSIPKSTRDVFFERFKRRVSWKPEDEEKVKNNYHTKASHRLSKMYKKARTLGKRPDWLGDDTWNALLEKWNMPLYRQKCEMAKKNRTSEKGGCLHTGGSISVHEHAIRLSQELGWSVHVDEIFQQTHIRQSTGEFVDERSRRTHEQFVAKFSQIRSETASVGVSTSSPLDPTKEERLRNRCWLEAAGGKYKGRVYGIGNVTSQDDCVDSYIQQTQASSTAQPQNSEEIVNLKSQLQQYGQKLQKFEGFIGVLLPFLPPSAAAAAQEFLNLQNPQLQNDVPNIVQPEQQPPEQQPPEQQPPHQQPPDEQPQDGNDDYMHY from the exons ATGGCATCAGGTCCTTCTAGCCCTCCTATTCCACCTTCAGGAAATTCTGATAAGGGGAAGGGGAAGAAATCTTACGTAGTGAAGTTGATGACACGTTTCAATAATGAAATTGgttcaaccagtcaaccaactACACCTACCTCTACCTCTACTGCTAGATTTGTTCCACCTCCATTAGTTGTTCCTGGCTTCACTCCCACTCCACATCAAGTTCCTACATCTTCACCTACCTCTATTGGTACATCTTTTCCACCTCCGATACAAGTGCCTGGCTTGACACCCACTCCATACCAAGTGCCTCCTTATCGAATGGCTTCACTCTCTCCCAATGTTGGTTCTAACCCATCAACTCCAAGAAATTTTGCAGCATCACCTGGTATAGAGGATGCAGATCCACATTCTAGTTCAGCCGCCAATAACATGGAAGAATGTTCCAATAGTCGTCCAATCATTACACCCATTGGAGGagg gtttTATCCTACAAAAACTGCATCCAAGGCAATCACAGCCACCATCAAGGAACAGTTTGATGAGCCATGGCTAACATGGGGCTCAATCCCTAAGTCAACCAGAGATGTCTTCTTCGAACGTTTTAAG AGAAGGGTTTCATGGAAGCCTGAAGATGAGGAAAAGGTAAAAAACAATTATCACACTAAGGCATCTCATAGACTCTCAAAGATGTATAAAAAAGCTAGAACTCTAGGAAAAAGACCTGATTGGCTGGGGGACGATACTTGGAATGCTCTTTTGGAAAAGTGGAACATGCCACTTTATAGACAAAAGTGTGAAATGGCAAAGAAGAATCGGACATCTGAAAAGGGTGGTTGTTTGCACACTGGAGGATCTATAAGCGTGCATGAGCATGCTATTCGTTTG TCACAAGAGCTTGGTTGGTCTGTGCAcgttgatgaaatatttcagcaGACACATATTCGTCAATCAACAGGGGAATTTGTGGACGAAAGGTCTAGGCGGACCCAT gaacaatttgttgcaaaattttctcaaattagATCTGAGACTGCATCTGTTGGTGTCTCAACATCTTCTCCTCTAGACCCTACGAAGGAGGAAAGATTGAGAAACCGATGTTGGTTAGAGGCTGCTGGTGGAAAATACAAAGGACGCGTATACGGTATTGGAAATGTCACTTCCCAAGATGACTGTGTTGATAGTTACATCCAACAGACACAAGCATCTTCTACTGCTCAACCTCAAAATTCAGAAGAAATTGTTAACCTGAAATCGCAGTTACAACAATATGGTCAGAAGCTTCAAAAGTTTGAAGGCTTTATAGGCGTCCTCCTGCCATTCCTTCCGCCTTCAGCAGCCGCGGCTGCACAAGAATTTTTAAACCTTCAAAATCCTCAACTTCAAAATGACGTACCCAATATAGTCCAACCAGAACAGCAACCTCCAGAACAACAACCTCCAGAACAGCAACCACCACACCAGCAACCACCAGATGAACAACCACAAGATGGAAATGATGATTACATGCATTATTAG